The following are from one region of the Paenibacillus protaetiae genome:
- the pyrE gene encoding orotate phosphoribosyltransferase, whose protein sequence is MSNVTLQELPQLIASKLLEIGAVALRPNEPFTWTSGLKSPIYCDNRLTMAYPEIRDAIAEGFAAVIRERYPDAEVIAGTATAGIPHAAWVAQKLNLPMAYIRDKAKGHGKQNQIEGRIAPGQKVVVIEDLISTGGSSLKAALAVREAGAEVSAVLAIFSYQFTQAVNAFAEADMPLETLSNYTELIQAAVKAGAVAEADVAALQSWREDPQSYGK, encoded by the coding sequence ATGAGTAACGTAACATTACAAGAACTTCCGCAGCTGATTGCATCCAAGCTGCTTGAGATCGGAGCGGTAGCGCTTCGCCCGAACGAACCGTTTACCTGGACCTCCGGTTTAAAATCGCCGATTTATTGCGATAACCGCCTGACGATGGCTTATCCAGAAATTCGCGATGCGATTGCCGAAGGGTTCGCGGCGGTTATCCGCGAGCGTTACCCGGACGCCGAAGTGATTGCCGGAACGGCAACGGCGGGCATTCCGCATGCGGCATGGGTAGCGCAAAAGCTGAATTTGCCGATGGCTTACATCCGCGACAAAGCAAAAGGCCACGGCAAGCAAAACCAAATTGAAGGCCGTATCGCACCCGGCCAAAAGGTCGTTGTGATCGAGGACCTGATCTCGACAGGCGGAAGCTCGCTGAAAGCCGCTTTGGCCGTTCGCGAAGCCGGTGCGGAAGTAAGCGCCGTCCTGGCGATTTTCTCGTATCAGTTTACCCAAGCGGTCAATGCGTTTGCAGAAGCGGATATGCCGCTTGAGACGTTGTCCAACTACACGGAACTGATCCAGGCGGCTGTTAAAGCAGGCGCCGTCGCGGAAGCAGACGTGGCCGCTTTGCAAAGCTGGAGAGAAGACCCGCAATCGTACGGCAAATAA
- a CDS encoding methyl-accepting chemotaxis protein: protein MYAFSSFYLLSVQSDNVNKMKTSIYDISYQVDTLVLNADRDMYQALVAYSNLAAGQFNGSSKEQELKNLNDNLKETEDRMMGVTQIVNTQQLLDMKAENGKKVSELLADFNEQYNAWSDMIQKTVQTGRFEISADMKQKFEAGRASLDALGNMTDNYADSQINDIQGNVDTTEKSIYVSIVVISVVLIGLAIAVLVPILRTIRKVVMKTVRLADGDLTVEADSKYRRNELGDMAKALDRMISSIRGLVGGIAATAEVVSQSASQMQTASHKSAEGAEHIAASAKEVSQGSRVQANAAGETAKAIEEMTVGIGRIAENTLSIADHSTLTSEQVEESHTAVMNISVQMGRVREEIDQLTQIIQSLELRSEQIAAIAESITAFANQTNILSLNASIEAARAGEHGKGFAVVAEEIRKLASSSLQSVDGIGELVSETKQEISQVSGSMDRTSAAFQQGSVLVQDLRSRLDAIVQSMQLMTEQLQENSAITEQMSASSEEVSAAMEQSASAGVSNLALTEQVTHETDEQIKLLERISEGSSRLNEVVAELTEQLNQFKLK, encoded by the coding sequence ATGTATGCATTTTCAAGCTTTTATTTGCTGAGCGTGCAATCAGACAATGTGAACAAAATGAAGACCAGTATATATGACATCTCCTATCAGGTCGATACGTTAGTATTAAACGCAGACCGTGATATGTATCAGGCGCTTGTTGCGTATTCCAACCTGGCAGCCGGGCAGTTTAACGGCAGCTCCAAAGAGCAGGAATTAAAAAATTTGAACGACAACCTGAAGGAAACGGAAGACCGCATGATGGGGGTCACTCAAATTGTAAACACGCAGCAGCTGCTGGATATGAAAGCGGAGAACGGCAAAAAGGTGAGCGAGCTGCTTGCCGATTTTAACGAGCAGTATAATGCGTGGTCCGATATGATTCAAAAAACGGTTCAAACCGGCCGCTTCGAAATAAGCGCCGACATGAAGCAAAAATTTGAAGCTGGCCGCGCATCGCTTGATGCGCTTGGCAATATGACGGACAATTACGCAGATTCGCAAATTAACGATATCCAGGGCAATGTCGATACGACTGAAAAATCGATTTATGTTTCAATCGTAGTGATATCGGTGGTACTGATCGGATTGGCTATTGCTGTGCTGGTTCCGATATTAAGGACGATTCGTAAGGTGGTCATGAAGACGGTCCGGTTGGCGGATGGAGATTTGACTGTTGAAGCGGACAGCAAGTACCGCCGCAACGAGCTTGGCGATATGGCCAAGGCGCTGGACCGGATGATCAGCTCTATACGCGGGCTTGTTGGCGGCATTGCAGCAACCGCGGAAGTCGTGTCGCAATCCGCGTCCCAGATGCAAACCGCATCGCATAAGTCTGCCGAAGGCGCGGAGCATATTGCGGCCAGCGCTAAAGAAGTATCGCAAGGCTCGCGCGTACAGGCGAATGCAGCCGGCGAAACCGCAAAAGCGATTGAAGAGATGACGGTTGGCATCGGGCGGATTGCCGAAAACACGCTTTCGATTGCAGACCATTCGACACTTACATCGGAGCAGGTAGAAGAAAGCCATACCGCGGTTATGAATATTTCGGTGCAGATGGGCCGTGTACGGGAAGAAATCGATCAGCTGACGCAAATTATTCAATCGCTGGAGCTTCGCTCCGAGCAAATTGCCGCCATTGCGGAAAGTATTACGGCATTTGCCAACCAGACGAATATTTTGTCCCTTAACGCTTCCATTGAAGCAGCCAGAGCCGGCGAGCATGGCAAAGGGTTTGCTGTAGTAGCGGAAGAAATCCGGAAGCTGGCTTCCAGTTCGCTTCAATCCGTGGACGGCATCGGGGAACTTGTAAGCGAAACGAAACAGGAGATCAGCCAGGTGTCGGGTTCGATGGACCGGACATCGGCCGCATTCCAGCAAGGCAGCGTGCTTGTCCAGGACTTGCGGTCAAGGCTTGACGCCATCGTCCAATCCATGCAGCTTATGACGGAACAGCTGCAGGAGAACTCGGCGATAACCGAGCAAATGTCGGCCAGCTCGGAGGAAGTAAGTGCAGCTATGGAGCAGTCGGCTTCCGCCGGCGTAAGCAATTTGGCATTGACTGAACAGGTAACGCACGAAACGGACGAGCAGATTAAGCTGCTTGAACGCATTTCGGAAGGAAGCAGCCGTCTGAACGAAGTCGTTGCAGAGCTGACTGAACAGCTTAACCAATTTAAATTGAAATAA
- a CDS encoding ABC transporter ATP-binding protein — translation MKSQAVLKEEGNESVDRPLLEVRGVERTFQVGGAPLHVLKSIRMELQPNQLVMLRGRSGSGKTTLLNCLGGLDTPSKGEIWFNGLPFHRMSDHERTLVRRNEIGFIFQAYALMPLLSARENVELSMRMAGIKKSLWKERVEYCLSLVGLEKRMHHRPFELSGGEQQRVAIAKAIAHRPKMLLADEPTAELDSAMSAQIMAVFQNIIRTEQVTICMTTHDPTILEVADHVYEMVDGKFL, via the coding sequence GTGAAGTCACAGGCAGTTCTGAAGGAGGAGGGTAATGAAAGCGTTGACCGGCCGCTGCTGGAAGTTCGGGGCGTGGAGCGGACGTTCCAGGTCGGAGGCGCGCCGCTTCATGTGCTGAAGTCGATCCGTATGGAGCTGCAGCCCAATCAGCTCGTTATGCTGCGCGGGCGTTCCGGCTCAGGCAAAACAACGCTTCTCAATTGCTTGGGCGGGCTGGATACGCCGTCCAAAGGCGAAATCTGGTTTAACGGACTGCCTTTTCACCGAATGAGCGATCACGAGCGAACGCTGGTGCGGCGGAATGAAATCGGCTTTATTTTTCAGGCCTATGCACTTATGCCGCTGCTGTCCGCCCGTGAGAATGTCGAGCTGTCGATGCGGATGGCAGGTATCAAAAAATCGCTCTGGAAGGAGCGCGTGGAGTATTGCCTGTCGCTTGTCGGCCTGGAAAAGCGGATGCATCACCGTCCGTTTGAGCTTTCCGGCGGCGAGCAGCAGCGCGTGGCGATTGCGAAGGCCATTGCTCACCGGCCCAAAATGCTGCTTGCGGATGAACCTACAGCTGAGCTGGATTCCGCAATGTCAGCGCAAATTATGGCGGTCTTTCAAAATATTATTCGAACCGAACAAGTGACCATTTGCATGACTACACATGATCCTACAATTTTGGAGGTTGCCGACCATGTATACGAAATGGTGGACGGGAAGTTTTTATAA
- a CDS encoding efflux RND transporter periplasmic adaptor subunit produces the protein MYTKWWTGSFYKGAAAAILCASLLFMSACSLLPDEAEEEVLPSIAPPQISKKPEYEVTTATLETKVQVVGKLLSTKEEPLYFPIGNKNLKTLYVKSGDTVTAGQPIGELDVDDLQKQLKSQQLDFRKEELSMKETLRNKDTMDPIEFEELSIAFEEKRQAIADLQEEIGKAQLVAPFAGTIMDLNVQKGDLITAYKQIGVLADTAALIPAAKLTKDQLSKVAVGMPVVANINSVGELKGTVKVLPLSSGSDSGNNGEQNLDRPEDYMQVELKDMPKGLTRGMPISISIIINRKENAVVIPPSTLRTIGSRTYVQVVDDSGKREVDVEVGQQTSTQIEILQGLTPGQKVVGR, from the coding sequence ATGTATACGAAATGGTGGACGGGAAGTTTTTATAAAGGGGCGGCAGCGGCCATTCTTTGCGCTTCGCTGCTGTTCATGAGCGCCTGCTCGCTTCTCCCGGATGAAGCGGAAGAGGAGGTGCTGCCTTCCATCGCACCGCCTCAAATATCCAAAAAACCCGAATACGAGGTAACGACGGCTACGCTGGAGACGAAAGTGCAGGTTGTAGGCAAGCTGCTGTCGACGAAGGAAGAGCCGCTTTATTTTCCAATCGGCAACAAAAATTTAAAGACGCTTTATGTCAAAAGCGGCGATACGGTAACGGCCGGACAGCCGATCGGCGAGCTGGATGTAGACGATTTGCAAAAGCAGCTGAAGTCGCAGCAGCTGGACTTCCGCAAGGAAGAGCTGTCGATGAAGGAAACGCTCCGCAATAAGGATACGATGGACCCGATTGAATTCGAGGAGTTGTCCATCGCATTTGAAGAGAAACGGCAAGCGATCGCCGATCTGCAGGAAGAAATCGGTAAAGCGCAGCTTGTTGCGCCTTTTGCCGGAACGATTATGGATTTGAACGTGCAAAAGGGTGATTTGATTACGGCCTATAAGCAAATCGGGGTGCTGGCCGATACAGCCGCACTTATTCCGGCAGCGAAGCTGACGAAGGACCAGCTGTCCAAAGTGGCGGTTGGCATGCCTGTTGTTGCAAATATCAACAGTGTGGGCGAACTGAAAGGCACCGTCAAGGTGCTTCCGCTGTCCAGCGGCTCCGATTCCGGCAACAACGGGGAACAAAATTTGGACCGGCCTGAAGACTACATGCAGGTGGAACTGAAAGATATGCCCAAAGGGCTGACCCGCGGCATGCCGATTTCGATCAGCATTATCATTAACCGGAAAGAAAACGCCGTCGTTATCCCGCCTTCCACGCTTCGGACGATCGGGTCGAGGACATATGTGCAAGTCGTCGATGACAGCGGTAAACGCGAGGTGGACGTAGAGGTCGGCCAGCAGACATCCACGCAAATTGAAATTTTGCAGGGGCTGACGCCGGGGCAGAAAGTGGTAGGTCGTTAG
- a CDS encoding ABC transporter permease — MGIPLFRFLFRKMWNTRWLTISTLMGLIIAVAFATSIPMYADGALKRVVTESLKEKSEGMPAGSLLMRYQAPGGAKTDLKALDSVDQYIREGVPAAIGFPSGTYVRNYSIRSADVVPEDSSKVDASRSRQLTITSMTGLQDKVELTQGKWYSETAGSDGTLEAVLLEEAMYRNDIHIGDVYEYPVYGGLNLTLRVKIVGAYKPLNDTDPYWYQGLESMMGAVQIGDKAFNQTLLEQQHVPIQNAGWYYVFDLSDIHTSELTPLGRTLERLNIELYQRLKDTRIEISFANTLKEFRSQSVQLQTMLFMLAAPMLAMVFYFIAMNARQALDKQRSDIAVLRSRGAGTRQIIWIYLLEGLLLGIIALLTGPFLGWFMAKSIGSANGFLSFVNRKSIPIGFGTEAIIAGAAAVLLAILATLIPAVLYARSSIVSYKRDLARSDRGPLWQRWFLDIVLLGIAGYGWYLFNERQMLTFQTGMTTDQLNVQPFLFFVPAISIFAIGLFCLRLFPWLLKLFNWLGRKFLPVPLYLTLTQLSRSSKGYYPLMILLILTLGLGVYNASAARTIDLNSEERTLYKYGSDVIVQTVWEGTAEFTGNSGGAGGGAGGGGGGNGGGQQAAPTKILYNEPPFEIFRGLEGVEAAARVLQAKASIVVSNRSIGQGTVMGIDNVDFATVGWFREDLFPVHQNYYLRNMGLYEEAALIPTSVAEKYQLKLGDTISAGFPDGKIDFVIVGILPYWPSQYPEQSPFIIANLDYIFDQLPLMPYEVWLKMKDGAKVAPILEKLSDSHIAVASVKDVRNELITQAKLPTRGGIFGILSLGFLVSVIVTLVGYVLYWFFNLSGRVVQFGVLRAMGLSRGQLTGMLLLEQLLTAGLSIGLGIVIGKVTSLLFLPFLQTAENVTDTVPPFRVVFNSQDMLQLYGVVGFMIAFGAILLFVHIRRLRVHQAVKMGEER, encoded by the coding sequence ATGGGGATCCCGCTCTTTCGATTTCTGTTCCGTAAAATGTGGAATACCCGCTGGCTGACCATCAGCACGCTTATGGGACTTATTATTGCAGTTGCTTTTGCGACAAGCATCCCGATGTATGCGGACGGCGCCTTGAAGCGGGTGGTCACGGAATCGCTGAAGGAAAAAAGCGAAGGCATGCCGGCAGGTTCGCTCCTGATGCGCTATCAAGCGCCGGGCGGCGCCAAAACCGATTTGAAAGCACTGGATAGCGTCGACCAGTATATTCGGGAAGGCGTTCCCGCCGCCATTGGTTTTCCAAGCGGAACCTATGTCCGCAACTATTCCATCCGCAGCGCGGATGTTGTGCCGGAAGATTCCTCGAAGGTGGATGCCAGCCGCAGCCGGCAGCTGACGATTACGAGTATGACCGGTCTGCAGGATAAGGTGGAGCTGACGCAGGGCAAATGGTATTCCGAGACGGCCGGCAGCGACGGCACGCTGGAGGCGGTGCTGCTTGAAGAGGCGATGTACCGCAACGACATCCATATCGGCGATGTCTATGAATATCCCGTATACGGCGGTTTAAACTTGACGCTGCGCGTCAAAATCGTAGGCGCCTATAAGCCGCTGAACGATACCGATCCTTATTGGTATCAAGGGCTCGAGTCGATGATGGGCGCCGTTCAAATCGGCGACAAGGCGTTTAACCAGACGCTGCTGGAACAGCAGCATGTGCCGATCCAGAACGCCGGCTGGTATTACGTCTTTGATCTGTCGGACATTCATACCAGCGAGCTTACCCCGCTTGGCCGGACGCTGGAGCGGCTTAATATCGAGCTGTATCAGCGGCTGAAAGATACCCGGATTGAAATATCGTTTGCGAATACATTGAAGGAATTCCGCTCGCAAAGCGTGCAGCTGCAGACGATGCTGTTTATGCTGGCGGCGCCGATGCTGGCGATGGTGTTTTATTTTATCGCAATGAACGCCCGGCAGGCGCTTGATAAGCAGCGAAGCGACATTGCCGTGCTGCGGAGCCGGGGAGCGGGCACACGGCAAATTATATGGATATATTTGCTGGAAGGGCTGCTGCTTGGCATTATCGCGCTGCTGACCGGGCCGTTTCTCGGCTGGTTTATGGCGAAAAGCATCGGTTCGGCGAACGGTTTCCTGTCGTTCGTGAACCGGAAGTCGATTCCGATCGGCTTCGGAACCGAAGCGATCATAGCCGGCGCAGCGGCCGTGCTGCTGGCCATTCTGGCCACATTAATTCCAGCCGTGCTGTATGCCCGTTCCTCTATCGTCAGCTACAAGCGGGACCTCGCCCGTTCCGACCGGGGACCGTTATGGCAGCGCTGGTTTCTTGACATCGTGCTGCTGGGCATCGCGGGTTACGGGTGGTATTTGTTTAACGAAAGGCAAATGCTGACGTTCCAGACCGGGATGACAACGGATCAGCTCAACGTGCAGCCGTTTCTGTTTTTTGTACCGGCGATATCCATTTTTGCGATCGGGTTGTTCTGCTTGCGGTTGTTCCCGTGGCTGCTCAAGCTGTTTAACTGGCTCGGGCGCAAGTTTTTGCCGGTGCCGCTTTATTTAACGCTGACGCAGCTGTCCCGTTCGTCCAAAGGATATTATCCGCTTATGATTTTGCTCATTTTGACGCTGGGGCTTGGCGTGTATAATGCTTCCGCTGCCCGGACGATCGATTTGAACTCCGAGGAGCGCACGCTGTACAAATACGGATCGGACGTCATCGTGCAGACCGTATGGGAAGGCACGGCGGAGTTTACGGGCAACAGCGGAGGAGCCGGCGGTGGAGCAGGCGGAGGTGGCGGCGGGAACGGCGGCGGTCAGCAGGCTGCACCGACCAAAATTTTGTACAATGAGCCGCCATTCGAAATTTTTCGCGGCCTGGAAGGCGTTGAAGCCGCTGCCCGGGTGCTTCAGGCAAAAGCAAGCATTGTCGTATCGAACCGTTCCATTGGCCAAGGTACCGTCATGGGCATTGATAACGTTGATTTTGCCACTGTCGGCTGGTTTCGGGAAGACCTGTTCCCGGTCCACCAAAACTATTATTTGCGCAATATGGGGCTGTATGAAGAAGCAGCGCTTATTCCGACGAGCGTAGCGGAGAAATATCAGCTGAAGCTGGGGGATACGATATCGGCCGGATTCCCCGACGGCAAAATCGACTTTGTCATCGTGGGCATATTGCCGTATTGGCCCAGCCAATATCCGGAGCAGTCGCCGTTTATTATCGCGAATCTCGATTATATTTTTGACCAGCTCCCGCTTATGCCGTACGAGGTATGGCTCAAGATGAAGGATGGCGCCAAGGTCGCTCCGATCCTGGAGAAGCTGAGCGACAGCCACATTGCTGTCGCCTCCGTCAAGGATGTGCGCAACGAGCTCATTACGCAGGCGAAGCTGCCGACCAGAGGCGGCATATTCGGCATATTGAGCTTAGGGTTCCTCGTTTCTGTTATCGTCACGCTCGTTGGTTATGTGCTGTATTGGTTTTTCAACTTGTCGGGACGGGTTGTGCAGTTTGGGGTGCTGCGGGCCATGGGGCTTTCACGCGGCCAGCTGACCGGCATGCTGCTGCTGGAGCAGCTGCTGACGGCCGGCTTGTCAATCGGGCTGGGCATTGTTATCGGCAAGGTAACCAGCCTGCTGTTCCTTCCGTTCCTGCAAACCGCCGAGAACGTCACCGATACGGTGCCGCCGTTCCGCGTCGTCTTTAACTCGCAGGATATGCTGCAGCTGTATGGTGTGGTGGGCTTCATGATCGCGTTCGGCGCGATTCTGCTCTTCGTGCATATACGCCGGCTGCGTGTCCATCAAGCGGTCAAAATGGGAGAGGAGCGGTAA
- a CDS encoding ABC transporter substrate-binding protein, with amino-acid sequence MEKGKQLGKWAAALVSVTLLAGVLSACSGGNDSSAEKRVLRIGVLYGSADNESYTRQQYTDTYEYTHKNIDIEIVSAIDYNDTRFETPDPNGVVKQPDPYEEMTKMLTGDNPVDVIIFGYDYLKRLTQDNMLKQLDPLIAQDKFDIADYVPTVIDGIKTAGDNNIYALTPSFSSSALYYNKSMFTEAGVDFPTDGMTWDQVFDLARLVSKGDGEERQFGLTMNRWGSDAYSDLMTYSAPLGLKKWDDKLEKMTVNEPGWQAVWEKIAGIYKDHISPTQEDMQAFYNKLNQPNGDGSYYYNPIGNDLFLNGRVAMTIGEYNYTNEIKTTMDNASKIKDFKPFEWDVVTPPTHAEAPGVGNVYLSDLMGINANAQNADDAWDFIKFTNSKEWAELKSRSMTELSARQEFIKPRDGLNFNIKAFTTLKPIPPQSVDLNKQYMENPRLYEAEQPAYNLFQEVLQGTKTVPEALAAWETEGNKILTDIKNNPTGSGVGIAKPGIRY; translated from the coding sequence ATGGAGAAGGGGAAACAGTTGGGCAAATGGGCGGCGGCGCTTGTATCGGTGACGCTGTTGGCAGGCGTATTATCGGCTTGCAGCGGCGGCAACGACAGCTCGGCGGAGAAGCGGGTGCTGCGCATCGGCGTTCTTTACGGCAGCGCAGACAATGAGTCCTACACGCGCCAGCAGTATACCGACACGTATGAATATACGCATAAAAATATCGACATCGAAATCGTATCGGCCATTGACTACAACGATACGCGGTTTGAAACACCCGATCCGAACGGCGTAGTAAAGCAGCCGGATCCGTATGAGGAAATGACCAAAATGCTGACCGGAGACAATCCGGTGGACGTTATTATTTTCGGTTACGACTATTTGAAGCGGTTAACGCAGGATAATATGCTTAAGCAGCTTGATCCGCTGATCGCCCAAGATAAATTCGATATTGCCGATTATGTGCCGACGGTAATCGACGGCATCAAGACGGCCGGAGACAATAACATTTATGCGCTGACGCCGTCGTTCAGCTCCTCTGCGCTTTATTACAACAAATCGATGTTTACCGAAGCTGGCGTAGATTTCCCAACGGACGGCATGACCTGGGATCAAGTGTTTGACCTGGCCCGCCTTGTCAGCAAAGGGGACGGAGAAGAGCGCCAATTCGGCTTGACAATGAACCGCTGGGGTTCCGATGCTTATTCCGATCTGATGACGTACAGCGCTCCGCTTGGCTTGAAGAAATGGGACGACAAGCTGGAAAAGATGACGGTTAACGAGCCGGGCTGGCAGGCGGTATGGGAGAAAATCGCCGGCATTTACAAGGACCATATTTCTCCGACTCAGGAAGATATGCAGGCGTTCTATAATAAGCTGAACCAGCCTAACGGCGACGGCAGCTATTATTACAACCCGATTGGCAATGATTTATTCCTGAACGGGCGTGTTGCGATGACCATCGGGGAATACAACTATACGAATGAGATCAAAACTACTATGGACAACGCCAGCAAAATTAAAGACTTTAAGCCGTTTGAATGGGATGTCGTAACGCCTCCGACCCATGCGGAAGCGCCTGGTGTCGGCAACGTGTACTTGAGCGATCTGATGGGCATTAATGCCAATGCGCAAAATGCCGACGACGCTTGGGATTTCATCAAGTTCACGAACAGCAAGGAATGGGCGGAGCTGAAATCCCGCAGCATGACAGAACTGTCGGCCCGTCAAGAATTCATTAAACCGCGCGACGGCCTCAACTTTAACATTAAAGCCTTTACGACACTGAAGCCGATTCCGCCGCAATCCGTGGATCTGAACAAACAGTATATGGAGAACCCTCGTCTGTATGAAGCGGAGCAGCCGGCATATAACCTGTTCCAAGAAGTGCTGCAGGGCACGAAGACTGTGCCGGAAGCTCTGGCCGCATGGGAAACGGAAGGCAATAAAATATTGACCGATATTAAAAACAACCCGACTGGCAGCGGCGTAGGCATCGCAAAGCCGGGTATCCGTTATTAA
- a CDS encoding MazG nucleotide pyrophosphohydrolase domain-containing protein — protein MNAMEFQSYVKQFSEDKGFDTSTIEQRMLYLMTEVGELAKEVLSVSFHPDREKSENLGYEMYDVVWNIFDLANKLDIDLAEAFRQKMEINDKRTWA, from the coding sequence ATGAACGCAATGGAATTTCAATCGTATGTAAAACAGTTTAGTGAGGATAAAGGTTTTGATACGAGCACGATCGAGCAGCGGATGTTGTATTTGATGACGGAGGTTGGGGAGCTGGCAAAGGAAGTGTTATCCGTTTCTTTTCACCCGGACCGGGAGAAGAGCGAAAATCTTGGATATGAGATGTATGACGTCGTATGGAATATTTTTGACCTGGCTAATAAGCTGGATATTGATCTGGCGGAAGCATTCCGGCAGAAGATGGAGATCAACGATAAAAGAACTTGGGCGTAA
- a CDS encoding SPL family radical SAM protein → MEIREREPSKWLTKASGYLEGYSHTLNPYAGCSFGCSYCYVRQMPVGLFRGEPWGSWVDVKRFDADHFRKEWLRELGKGPVTVFMSSATDPYQPMEYEKKITRSLLETMAEQPPDFLLVQTRSPLVTRDIDLLLALGAHVRVSMTVETDLEPMRKALTPSAPPLAARFAAMEQLQEAGIAVQAAVSPLLPCSEQFAGKLLAAAPRIVVDDYFRGDGSGGKRTGRLAVRETYESLGMGDFYRPAYADEFYERLSAAAPPSIVYFGQAGFLP, encoded by the coding sequence ATGGAAATTAGAGAACGCGAGCCGTCCAAATGGCTGACCAAGGCATCCGGTTATTTGGAAGGGTACAGCCATACGCTAAATCCGTATGCAGGCTGCTCCTTTGGCTGTTCTTATTGCTACGTGAGGCAAATGCCGGTCGGGTTGTTCCGCGGGGAGCCGTGGGGCAGCTGGGTGGACGTCAAACGGTTTGACGCGGACCACTTCCGCAAAGAGTGGTTACGGGAGCTGGGCAAAGGACCGGTCACCGTATTTATGTCCTCGGCAACGGACCCGTACCAGCCGATGGAATACGAGAAAAAAATTACGCGTTCCTTGCTGGAGACAATGGCGGAGCAGCCGCCGGATTTTCTTCTCGTGCAGACGCGGAGCCCGCTGGTGACACGGGATATCGATCTGCTGCTTGCGCTGGGAGCGCATGTGCGCGTCAGCATGACGGTAGAGACGGATCTGGAGCCGATGCGGAAGGCACTTACGCCTTCGGCTCCTCCGCTTGCCGCACGTTTTGCAGCGATGGAACAGCTGCAGGAGGCGGGCATCGCCGTTCAGGCGGCGGTGTCGCCGCTGCTGCCCTGCTCGGAGCAGTTCGCCGGCAAGCTGCTCGCAGCCGCGCCCCGTATCGTCGTCGACGATTATTTTCGCGGGGACGGGAGCGGAGGCAAGCGCACGGGCCGCCTGGCAGTGCGGGAGACGTACGAAAGTCTGGGCATGGGCGATTTCTACCGTCCGGCTTATGCCGACGAGTTCTACGAGCGCTTAAGCGCTGCAGCGCCTCCTAGCATTGTTTATTTCGGACAGGCGGGCTTTCTGCCGTAA
- a CDS encoding S-layer homology domain-containing protein, producing MKLRRLFSVVLIGLMLTMVGQTVFAFSDTSADPNDSKISALEKQGIISGTGDGLFNPQGTLDYASGISLIVKGLDLNIDNIRFIREPQVTDYFANLKDGAWYADAFIVGQLNGLDIPKDVKAETPMTKEQFAYHLVQGLLHKGTFPLIDLYRIVADEADINPAYSSSIQVLLITNIAQTDSANKFYPKNPITRSEAAGWLYDVNEKIKLTPIDGNDPGNPAGKPLTDLSLQVDAVNEQVNKVTVSAQAPHPGYGLRISSIAFEGDLALITVETVLPQPGVMYPQVVTTVKAETYVDAKFKPVLKTDSAPSAGSGSQPSEPVSSSDQAAAQ from the coding sequence ATGAAACTCCGACGTTTATTTTCAGTTGTGCTGATTGGTCTTATGCTGACGATGGTTGGGCAGACCGTGTTTGCGTTTAGCGATACGAGCGCCGATCCTAACGATTCCAAAATCAGCGCACTTGAGAAGCAGGGCATTATTTCGGGCACGGGAGACGGGCTGTTTAACCCGCAGGGCACTCTGGATTATGCCTCCGGCATTTCACTTATTGTAAAAGGGCTCGATCTGAACATCGACAACATCCGTTTTATCCGCGAGCCGCAGGTTACGGACTATTTCGCCAACCTGAAGGACGGCGCCTGGTACGCCGATGCTTTTATCGTGGGGCAGCTGAACGGTCTCGACATTCCTAAAGATGTCAAAGCCGAAACCCCGATGACCAAAGAACAGTTCGCCTACCACCTGGTTCAAGGCTTGCTGCACAAGGGCACATTTCCTCTTATTGACTTGTACCGTATTGTAGCGGATGAAGCGGACATTAACCCGGCGTATTCCAGCAGCATTCAGGTCCTCCTGATTACGAACATTGCGCAAACGGACTCGGCGAACAAATTTTATCCGAAAAATCCGATTACCCGCAGTGAAGCGGCCGGCTGGCTGTACGATGTTAACGAAAAAATCAAGCTCACGCCAATTGACGGCAATGATCCGGGCAATCCGGCAGGCAAACCGCTGACCGACTTGTCTCTGCAGGTGGATGCGGTCAATGAGCAGGTCAACAAAGTAACGGTGTCGGCACAAGCGCCGCACCCGGGCTACGGGCTGCGGATCAGCTCCATTGCGTTTGAAGGCGATCTGGCTCTCATTACGGTTGAAACCGTATTGCCGCAGCCTGGGGTGATGTATCCGCAAGTTGTGACGACGGTAAAAGCAGAAACATACGTAGACGCGAAATTCAAACCAGTGCTGAAAACAGATTCAGCCCCTTCGGCCGGCTCAGGCTCCCAGCCTTCCGAACCGGTGAGCAGCAGTGATCAAGCGGCGGCGCAATAA